Proteins encoded by one window of Clostridium perfringens:
- a CDS encoding ABC transporter permease: MKKDKSLAVVHRLRGFYEKLGVDYEMMRLILETKLTMDKRREPTINMNNKSSDEKDNSFGKALILYGVMGAFMSMLIIIKQNIMLQMAVYFGFFMFVIGSSFIADFAYVLLDVRDKNLLGITGVSSKTINAAKITNILIYMTKLSLAYGGVGILVSLRHGILFTLVFIIEIILINLFMILITAFIYYLVLKFFNGEKLKDIINVVQIVLTVGIMIMYQLVGRLFDILDVGSRFTITSWWQGFIAPLWFAAPLEIIESGVIDRTLIIFTGLAILSPILSILIYFKIAKKFEDYIQKLNDNTYKGKDRIPFSFKIGNLVCRSNTEKSFFNFTVNIIKSERNFKLKTYPNIAMSLVFPFIFLFNFIRSYESFADWKNHMASSNEFFTLYICIFMLTPVILMVKYSDQFKASWVYKAVPIDDMASIFKGVYKGVFYKMILPVYIVLALVYLWVFGLRIIPQIIAILFVIIILNLITVKLMDKHLPFSVSFKDGEKMDDLGITLFIFMLSGIFGVVHYIINRLNYGVYIFILIELILIGILWTIISKSKYHKIN, encoded by the coding sequence ATGAAAAAGGATAAATCTTTAGCTGTAGTTCATAGATTAAGGGGATTTTATGAAAAGCTTGGTGTTGATTATGAAATGATGAGATTAATATTAGAGACTAAGCTTACAATGGACAAAAGAAGAGAACCTACAATAAACATGAATAATAAAAGTAGTGATGAGAAAGATAATAGTTTTGGCAAGGCATTAATTCTTTATGGAGTAATGGGAGCTTTTATGTCTATGCTTATAATTATTAAGCAAAATATAATGCTTCAAATGGCTGTTTATTTTGGATTTTTTATGTTTGTAATAGGTAGTAGCTTTATAGCTGATTTTGCTTATGTTCTTTTAGATGTTAGGGATAAAAATCTACTTGGAATTACTGGTGTAAGTTCTAAAACTATAAATGCAGCTAAGATTACTAATATTTTGATTTATATGACTAAGCTAAGTTTAGCTTATGGGGGAGTAGGAATACTTGTTTCTTTAAGACATGGTATATTATTTACTCTTGTTTTTATAATTGAGATTATACTTATTAATTTATTTATGATACTTATAACAGCATTTATTTATTATTTAGTTCTTAAGTTTTTTAATGGAGAAAAGCTTAAAGACATAATAAATGTAGTTCAAATAGTTCTTACTGTTGGAATAATGATTATGTATCAACTTGTAGGAAGACTTTTTGATATTTTAGATGTAGGTAGTAGATTTACCATAACAAGTTGGTGGCAAGGATTTATAGCTCCTTTATGGTTTGCTGCACCTCTTGAAATAATAGAAAGTGGAGTAATAGATAGAACATTAATAATATTTACAGGGTTAGCAATTTTGTCACCAATATTATCAATACTTATTTATTTTAAAATAGCTAAAAAGTTTGAAGATTATATTCAAAAATTAAATGATAATACTTATAAAGGTAAAGATAGAATTCCATTTTCCTTTAAGATTGGAAATTTGGTGTGTAGAAGTAATACTGAGAAAAGTTTCTTTAATTTTACTGTAAATATAATAAAAAGTGAGAGAAACTTTAAGTTAAAAACATATCCCAATATAGCTATGTCCTTAGTTTTCCCTTTCATATTCTTATTTAACTTTATTAGAAGTTATGAAAGTTTTGCAGATTGGAAAAATCATATGGCTAGTTCAAATGAGTTTTTCACATTGTATATATGTATATTTATGTTGACTCCTGTAATCCTTATGGTTAAATATTCAGATCAGTTTAAAGCATCTTGGGTTTATAAAGCTGTTCCTATAGATGATATGGCTTCAATATTTAAAGGGGTATATAAAGGTGTGTTTTATAAAATGATTCTGCCTGTATATATAGTATTGGCTTTAGTATATTTATGGGTATTTGGACTAAGGATTATTCCTCAAATTATAGCTATATTATTTGTAATAATTATTCTAAATCTAATAACAGTTAAGTTGATGGATAAACATCTTCCATTTTCAGTTAGTTTTAAAGATGGTGAAAAGATGGATGATTTAGGAATAACCTTATTTATTTTTATGCTAAGTGGAATATTTGGAGTAGTTCATTATATAATTAATAGACTTAATTATGGAGTATATATCTTTATCCTTATAGAGTTAATATTAATAGGAATTTTATGGACAATAATAAGTAAGAGCAAATATCATAAAATTAATTAA
- a CDS encoding LysM peptidoglycan-binding domain-containing protein, which produces MNKKNILVLVGSLTCVALLGYFTYSTVSTLMKSKSVSQEVTVTEDTSSENKDKNSQDDLSERLKETDQKKEKNKNNTDEKKSEKTANSSENKSANDKSNNSTNENKKNTSDKNTNSKETLNNDKNKSENSKSESKNTISYSSYLKDLETEKYTLKEDEKLSDVAKKFKDTCTVNSSLNIIKSLNQISNTSSLESGDIVLVPVNAFQDGKKYSVKEGDTWYSIARKYYPNYNHEVVIDFLMDINPFKNDILPLGEDIFLPNI; this is translated from the coding sequence ATGAATAAAAAAAATATTTTAGTACTTGTAGGATCATTGACATGTGTAGCTTTATTAGGTTATTTTACATATTCAACGGTTTCTACATTAATGAAATCTAAATCCGTTTCTCAAGAGGTTACTGTTACTGAAGATACCTCCTCTGAGAATAAAGATAAAAACTCACAAGATGACTTAAGTGAAAGATTAAAAGAAACTGACCAAAAGAAGGAAAAAAATAAAAACAATACTGATGAAAAGAAATCAGAAAAAACTGCTAATAGTTCAGAAAATAAATCTGCTAATGATAAATCAAATAATTCTACTAATGAAAACAAAAAAAATACTTCTGATAAAAATACTAATTCAAAAGAAACATTAAATAATGATAAAAACAAATCTGAAAACTCTAAATCAGAAAGTAAAAATACAATAAGCTACTCTTCTTACTTGAAAGATTTAGAAACAGAAAAATATACTCTTAAAGAGGATGAAAAATTAAGTGACGTGGCTAAAAAGTTTAAGGATACTTGTACTGTTAATTCTAGTTTGAATATTATAAAATCTCTCAATCAAATAAGCAATACTTCATCACTAGAATCAGGGGATATAGTATTAGTTCCTGTTAACGCTTTTCAAGATGGGAAAAAATACTCTGTAAAAGAAGGGGATACTTGGTATAGCATAGCTAGAAAATACTATCCTAATTATAATCATGAGGTAGTTATAGATTTTCTTATGGATATCAACCCATTTAAAAATGATATTCTTCCATTAGGTGAAGATATATTCTTACCTAATATTTAA
- a CDS encoding ABC transporter ATP-binding protein yields MGELLVALENSNELIIKIRDLKMNFGTKEVLKGINLDIHKGEIIGYIGTNGAGKSTTVKIMLGIISGYTGTVEIFGENILKSDGSYKRKIGYVPEMADIYDTLTAKEYLTFMGQLYGMEYKDVLYKSKQLMKILGIEDVYNSRISSFSKGMRQKVLLISSLIHNPDILFLDEPLNGLDANSVMVIKEILSELARNGKTIFYSSHIIDVVEKISHRIILLNNGVVAADGSFEELKKNSNEESLEEIFNDLTGFNDHKRLAEEFTALIKGCSL; encoded by the coding sequence ATGGGGGAATTATTAGTGGCTTTAGAAAATTCTAATGAGTTAATTATAAAAATAAGAGATTTGAAGATGAATTTTGGAACAAAAGAGGTTTTAAAAGGAATAAATTTAGATATACACAAGGGAGAAATAATAGGCTATATTGGAACAAATGGTGCTGGAAAAAGTACAACAGTAAAAATAATGTTAGGAATTATAAGTGGCTATACAGGAACAGTTGAAATTTTTGGAGAAAATATTTTAAAGAGTGATGGAAGTTATAAAAGAAAGATAGGATATGTTCCGGAAATGGCAGACATATATGATACTTTAACTGCTAAGGAATATTTAACTTTTATGGGACAATTATATGGTATGGAATATAAAGATGTTTTATATAAAAGTAAGCAGCTTATGAAGATATTAGGCATAGAAGATGTTTATAATTCAAGAATTTCAAGCTTTTCTAAGGGAATGAGACAGAAAGTTCTTTTAATATCAAGTCTTATACATAATCCAGATATATTATTTTTAGATGAACCTTTAAATGGCTTAGATGCAAATAGTGTTATGGTTATAAAGGAAATATTATCTGAGCTAGCTAGAAATGGGAAAACCATATTCTATTCATCACATATAATTGATGTTGTTGAGAAAATAAGTCATAGAATAATTCTTTTAAACAATGGAGTAGTTGCTGCTGATGGTAGTTTTGAAGAGCTTAAGAAAAATTCTAATGAAGAATCCTTAGAAGAAATATTTAATGACTTAACTGGTTTTAATGATCATAAAAGATTAGCAGAGGAATTTACTGCACTTATAAAGGGGTGTAGTTTATGA
- a CDS encoding class I SAM-dependent methyltransferase: MSEKFNPDNLEKLNNPERLNLIDLRELLKILDLNNCPKIADVGAGTGLFSRAFLEKIPNCTLYALDISDEFLNYMDINLQDYYGDRLKIGKMQETHIPLKDNSIDLIVMINLHHELLSPKELLKDAYRVLKEEGKIFIADWKEGMHKGALSKDSIISDMKEVAFSPIEEVLLSNELICLIGER, translated from the coding sequence ATGAGTGAAAAATTTAATCCTGATAACTTAGAAAAACTTAATAATCCAGAAAGATTAAACTTAATAGATTTAAGAGAACTTTTAAAAATTTTAGACTTAAATAATTGTCCAAAAATTGCTGATGTGGGAGCAGGCACTGGACTATTTTCACGTGCATTTTTAGAAAAGATTCCTAATTGCACCTTGTATGCCCTTGATATTTCAGATGAGTTTCTAAACTATATGGATATAAATCTTCAAGACTATTATGGTGATAGATTAAAAATTGGAAAGATGCAAGAAACTCATATTCCATTAAAAGATAACTCTATTGACTTAATAGTAATGATAAACCTTCACCATGAGCTATTATCTCCTAAGGAGCTTTTAAAAGATGCTTATAGAGTATTAAAAGAAGAGGGGAAAATTTTTATTGCTGATTGGAAAGAAGGTATGCATAAAGGGGCCTTAAGTAAGGATTCTATTATATCAGATATGAAAGAAGTTGCCTTTTCTCCTATTGAAGAGGTATTACTTTCAAATGAACTTATTTGTCTAATAGGAGAAAGATAA